A window of Chlorobium phaeobacteroides DSM 266 genomic DNA:
AAAGTGCATATACTTGCGCACAGCATGGGCAACCGGGTAATGCTCTATGGCTTGTCGGGCAACTCTTGGCCAAACGGCAGGATATCACAGGTCGTTTTCGCCGCTGCCGACGTCTATGTCGAAACCTTTCGCGAACTCTTTCCGAAAATCAGGGAGAAGGCCGCGCTCTATACCTCCTACACTTCGAAGAAAGACCGTGCGCTCCTGATATCGGGGATTCTCCATAAGGCGAAAAGGATCGGCATATCCAGAGGTGAGCCCTTCGTCATGGATGGGCTTGAAACCATCGATGCGTCGAAAGTCGACAACGGATTTCCCGGGCACGGCTATTTTGCCGAAGAAACAAAGCTTATCGAGGATATTTCCCAACTGCTCGGCAAAGGGCTTTCTGCGGGTCGCCGCAAACTCTACCAGCCGCCATCGAAAGCGTACTGGGATTTCAGGTAAAATAGCGGGGCCCTATCTGGGATCCTGGAGGATTCTGATATGACCTGTATGCATATAGCCGATTTTTCCATCAGCCGTTTTAACCTGCCACCAGCTCCCATCCTGAAGGTAGGTGTGGAATTGTTCGTTCCGGGTAACCTTTGCGACAATTGAACTGCTGGAAGATTTCATGCTTCGAACGTTCGTAAATCCGTCCGGATCATCAATAACTGCCTTAAGAATGAAGATATCCTGCAGATGCGGCGTTACCTCCTCTTTCGCTGGGGTCGTCTGAACGGTTGCCTGCATGACAGCGGTGGCGGGCGGCGCTGATGCCTCAGGCTTATGTTTTGCTGTCGGGGAGCCACCTGAAATCGCCATATAAAAACCCGTTGCGGCAGTCAAAACGGTACCGATACCGGTCAGAATTCCCGGGATCGTTCCCCAGAAGTTTTTGTTCTCTTCAGCCATGCTTGTTCAGTACAGGTTCAATAAAACCATTTCCGGCAGCTTGTCAGATTGAAACAGCAATGACGGATTAAGGTTTTAAAATAGGTTATGAAAACGGATAATTGAAATCTCGGGAACGAGAAAAAATAAAATACGTTTGACACGACGATCGTTCATCGACCATGTTCCTCTTATTAATAATTACAGCACGATATGCTGAAATAAAAAGGGAAAAGGCATGCTTGAAAACAGGCCCCTTGTAAAGCTTCGGCTGGAGGCGGGGAGCCTGATCGTATTTTGTTTTGTTTTCAAATAAACAGTGTATATTTACACTGTAAATAAAAAATGACTACTATGGCCAGACCGTTCAAGGCATTGCAGATGCCAAATCTCAGCGAATCCATCAAGGAGGCCGCCTGGCGGCAGATTAACGAATTTGGAGCATCTTCGCTTTCCCTCCGAAAAATCGCACGGGAGCTCGGCATTACGGCTCCGGCTATCTATAACTATTTTCCCGACCGCGACGCTCTGGTGACGGCGCTTATTATCGACGCCTACGCATCGTTTGGAGACTGTCAGCATGAAGCCGGGCAAGCGCATCCCGGACAAGGCAGGGAGATCGAGCGGCTGAAGGCTACCGGACTTGCATACCGTAAATGGGCGCTCGTCCATCCGCTTCGCTATCTGCTCATCTTCGGCAATCCGGTTCCCGGCTACGTTCCGCCCATGCAGAAACTGCTGCCTGTCATGATGCGTTCGCTCGGCACTCTTGTCGGAATCATTGCGGAACTTCATGTTCTCGGGCGCCTCCATATCGAAGGGGTCCCGTTGCCGATGCTCAAGCCGGGCAATCGTTTTTTCGCTCTCATGGAAACCGCGGACGAAGGCATGCATGCAGTTTATGCTGTAGCCATGCTTATCTGGAGCCGGGTGCACGGCCTTGTGTCGCTCGAAATAACCGGCCAGCAGCTCCCGTTCGCAGAGGACGGAGCGGCGCTTTATCTGTTCGAGCTCGACTCCATCTGCCGTCAGTTTGTCCGATCGCCGGAGTCCGCACCGGATGCAACCGGATTTTCCAGCAACCATTAACCGGAAAGAATCATGAAAAAAACCATCGTTGCAGGTCTGGCTGGAGGTATGGCCATGAATCTCGCTATGTTGCTGACCTTCCGTACCCTCGGATTCGGCTGGGACGGCAAGGGGATTCTGCTGACCTCGCCCATGCAGAGCCACAAGCTTATCGCGGTATGGACGGAAATCCAGCCGCTGCCGCTTGTCGTGAACACCCCGCTTCCCATCATTCTGGGCCTCATGCTTTTCGGCATTGGCCATGCGTTCATCTACCGTTCAGTCGCAAGCGCCTGGCCGGCAGGGGTGTTGCCGAGGGCCATGAGGATGTCCGGCCTGATTTTCTTCATGACCTTTCTTTTCTGGGAGTTTTTTACCCCCTTCAATCAGTTTGGCGAGCCGCTGCCGCTCATTGCGCTTGAACTGTCGTTCTGGGTAGTTATTGCAACTGCCGAGGGTATAGCTATTGCATGGGTGATGGAAAGGAGGACAGCATGAAAGCGCTGATTTTCGACGGATCGCCTGAAGGCGACAGCACGGGCGGAAGGCTTGCGGAGGTTCTGGCTGAACTACTTGCAGCGAAAGGGTATGAAACCGGGCATATTGTGCTGCGTCAGAAAACCATCGGCAACTGCAACGGCTGTTTCCAGTGCTGGTTGAAAACCCCCGGTATCTGTGTTCTGGACGATGACAACCGGGAGCTGTCGCAGCGGTTCATCGGGAGCGATCTGCTGATTCTCCTGACGCCGGTAACCTTCGGGGGGTATTCGCCGGAACTGAAACGGATGCTTGACCATTTTATTGCCAATGTTTCTCCCTTTTTCATGACGGTTAATGGTGAAACGCACCATCGAAATCGTTATGCGGCCTATCCTGATCTGCTGGTGATCGGATGGCTCGACCAGCCTGACAGGGTTCAGGAATCTCTGTTCAATCATCTTGCATGGCGCAACTCGATAAATTTTTATGCAAAACGAAGCAGTTGGGGCATCATCGAGCGTTCTGCCGGCTCAGTTGTACTGAGGCAGAAGCTGGCAGACCTGTTTCAGGGGCTTGACAGTCCTGCCGAACGGGTAGAGATGAAACTTCCGGATGTTGCTGCGGTTTCAGGAAAGTCCGGGCCGCCACGCAAAGCCCTCCTGCTCTGCGGAAGTCCGCGCATGGCGAAAAGCACATCGGATTCTCTGGGAGGATACCTGCTTGACCGGCTCGAAGCTCAGGGGGTTGAGACGCAAACCATCTATATCTACAAGATGTTGCATGACGGTCGGAAAGTTCAGCAGATGCTCGATGCCGTCGATAGTACCGATCTCTGTATTCTGGCATTTCCGCTCTATATCGACTCCCTGCCCGCGCCGGTACTCTCCGCGCTGCGGATGATCAAGGAGCATCGCAAAGCAAGACCGGCGCAAGGCGGGTTTGCGGCTATAGCGAACTGCGGGTTCATAGAATCCGCCCAGAATGAAAACGCGCTTGCCGCCTGCGAGGCTTTTGCCGGCGCATCCGGTTTCAACTGGATGGGCAGCGTTTCGGTTGGCGGAGGCGAAGGCCTGGTGCACGGTCGTCCGCTCGCTGAGCTTGGCGGGCCGGCGATTCCTTACCGGCGAGCTCTCGACAGTGTCGCCCAATTCCTCGCAGCGGGTAAGCCTGTGCCTGAAGATGCCCGCAGGCAGCTTGGCAGGCCGTTTGTTCAGTCCTGGATTTTCCGGTTTTTCGGCTCCAGGAACTGGAAAAAACGTGCTCGTCAGAATGGCGTCCTGCACAAGCTGAACGATTGTCCGTATCAGCCGTCTGCGCGATAGGTAACGACAGTGGGAGATCTGTCTGCCGGTATCTGACGATACCGTTGGTATGGATAGCATCTGTCTTTATTATTGATTGTTACGGGATTTATCAATAAATTACCTCTATCTTATAGGAAAATCGCTTACAGCGAGATACGGTTCCGCAACCTCCAGCCTCATGACTATGCCGGTTACATGCCTACGCTTCCTGACCGGCCCGGTTCGCCTTGCTCGAAACAAGTTCACCATTATGATAAGTCCGTAGGAACACGCAGACTGATCGGCGATGTTCCCTGATCGATGTGCCGAATGCAAAGCAATGCGTTCCTTCAGACAGAGTTTGACCACATAACGAAACAGATTATCCTCTTATGCCTAAAAAAAACGCCGGAACTCCAGCCAAAAAAGTCAAGGATGCGCTGCCGTCCGCAGGATCGTCGACGGCCGTAAAGCTCGCAACCGGATCTTCCGGTACGCCGGCGGCACCGTCCGCAGGATCGTCGGCGACCGTAAAGCCCGCAACCGGATCTTCCGGTACGCCGGCGGCACCTTCCACAGGATCGTCAACAACCGGAAAACCGGCATCGGGATCGCCGGCAACAGGGACTCCGGCAACAGGAGCCCAGAGTTCAGGTACGCCGCCATCAGGGACAGGAACCGCTCCTGCTGCGGTCGCATCGCAAACGACGGCAGGCGCCTGGCTGAGCAAAAATCAGGCAGCCGACTATATCCAGCGTTTTCAGGATGCAGGGTATGACGATTTGTCGGACCTTCTTCCCGAAATCATCAGAACCGTGCTGCAGAGCGAGAAACCCGGAGTCGTCGATCGCCTGGTTCGAATCCGTACACAGGAACTCCGCCAGCCACAGCCCCTTCCTGCGCCTGCGCTTAAGCCCGGAATGGAGATGGATCTTTCCGCTCCTGTCCTGAAAGGGATGGACGGCATTTCCATCAAACTTCCCGATCTCGGATTTGCTCCCGGGCCCGATAAACGGGGTGATGTCGTATCCCCCGCTTCCATGACCGATGAAGATTGGCTTGCGCTGGCCATAAACAGCGACATGCTCATGGGGCTCGATCTCGAAAACTTTTTTGAAGGAGAGTCAAGCACGCCTCAGGAGTGCTTCGCTCCCGCTCTCTGGTGGAAGGTTCCTGCATCGAGAGAGTTCTTCAACTGCGAGCATCTTTCTGCGAAAATCAATACCGAAATCACCTATACCTCCAAATCGGCCACCATGGTTTCGGCAGGCTTTACCTCCGTGACGGCGAGCGTTTCAACCCCCTGGGTGAGCGCTTCGGTTTCGCACGAAAAGAGCTACAGGAACGCGCAGTCGAGCAAGATAAGCACGCTCTATATCGTCGGCATGTACGATCTGGACAGGGTCAGGGTGGATCTCGACGAGTGCACCGTGGTGTCGCCGCGATTCGTCGCTGCAGTCGAAAACGCGCTGGCCGACCCCAACCCCAAGGATGCGCTTGCAAAGGTTTTTCAGAAATACGGGCAGATTATCGGCAGGCAGATTACGCTCGGAGGCCGTCTCTTTTTTGTGCATGTCAAGGAAGAAATGGAGAACTCCAGAATCGAGACGCTCAAAAGTACGACTTCGGCGGCAATTGCCGGAGCATACGGCGCCTTCGGCGGATCGGGGAGCGTTTCATTCGGATCATCGTCGGAAAAGCAGGAGAGCAGCCAGAGCATGAATGAAAAGATCGCATTTCAGGCTATAGGCGGAGACGTAACGCTTGCCAACGAACCTGAAAAATGGAAGGATACCATCAAGTCCCCCGCCATGTGGGAGGTGATCCGGTACGACAAGATTCGTTATACCTATGAGCTTCTGAGCCCCGAATTGCGGGAGCTTGTTCTGATGTACTGGGAACGTCCGATGGGTAGCGATGAAGGACCCATCGTGTTGCCGAAAGCGAAGGTGGAGACGATGAAATCTTCCGACGGAGTAGCCATAACCGGTTTCAAAATCCATTTCGGACAAAAGGTGCCCGGACTCTCGATGCGATACTATGCGACGTCGGAGGACGGAAGTTTCTATGACTGGGTTAACGAGGGGAAGCTCTGCGGTACGGAGAGCAACGGCGCATCGCCCCTTCAGGACTTTCTTGTCGAACTGACCGGAGGACTTGCAAGACGCTATGAACTGCACTATCGCGCCATGCGAGCCGACGACACCTTTACCGAATGGGTAAGCGGGACGAAGATCTGCGGCGCCAAGGGCATGAAAATCAAGGATATTCAGGCGGTACTCTCTCCGTTAGGTGGAGGGATTGTGCGGATTCCTGCAGAATCGTTTATCCCGAGCGAGGGAAAGGGAACCTATGATATCGGCAAGTATGGCACCGGAATCGTCAATGCCGCTGTTCCCGGAGAGTGGGTGTTGACCTACCAGTGTCAGTACACCGGATCAAAACCGGTACGGCGACGTCTCGAAGCGTTGTTTGCCTCAGCGAACGAAAGTCGGCCTGTAAAGGTCGAGTTCAACGGAGCGATTGTCAATGGCGCAGCTCTGGAATATGCCACTGGCGCCTGGGATACCAGCGGCCTGCGTACAGCGCGGATCGGAACGGTGACTCTTCTGCCCGGCATGAACACCCTGAAGATAAGCAGGCCGGGCCCCGGGTCTCCGCACATGAAAGAGTTCAGGCTGGTTGCGGAAGTGATCGATATTCCGGCGACATCGTTCATTGGCACGACGCCTCTCGGCAAGAATAATTACGGTCTTGGCGTTATCGATTCGGGCGCCTGCGGGAACAGCGTTACAGTCCCCTATGAGTTTACCTTTACAGGGAAAAAACCGACAACGTTAATGCTGGAAGGAGTTTACACTGCCATGGACAGTCGTCCCGTCGATATCGTTATCAACCCCGAAGATGAAAAGCCGCAGACGTTTTCCAAAGTTATGGCAACCGTTACCGGAAGCTGGTGGAAAGACCGGCAGCGAGTTGAAACGATCGGGGATGTTATCGTCCGTCCTGGCAAAAACACGCTTATGCTTCGCACGACAAAGAATGCTCTTCCGCATATCCAGGAGTTCCGTCTGGTATCGAAAGAGACGTTCTTCGATTTCGATCCCGATGCGGACTGAACGCCTCATTCGTCTTCTTGCCGGTAAACGGCAGGTAAACTGCTCATAGCAGGGAGGATGGCGCTCGAACTGTTGAAAGCCGGTTTGAGTGCTGCCCTTTCCTGCATTGAACCCTGAATTCCCGCAGAGTTTTCATTAAGAGACGAATGGGGATGAAGAGGAAGAGTTGCCCACGAATTACACGAATTTGCACGAAAAAGAAATTGGCAGTTGGTTTTCTCTGGCTTCGCCGATAAAAACAACTGCCGGTTTTTTGATTAAGAAACGAATTGGGATGAAGAGGAAGAGTTTTGCCCACGAATTACACGAATTTGCACGAAAAAGAAATTGGCAGTTGGTTTTCTCTGGCTTCGCCGATAAAAACAACAGCCGGTTTTTTGATTAAGAAACGAATTGGGTATGTCATCTCGACCATCGGGAGAGATCTCTCTTCTCTTCTTTCCCCAACTCAGAACTCATTGCTCAGCACTTTCTTCTTCCCAGTACCCAGTACCCAGTACCCAGTACCCAGTACCCAGTACCCAGTACCCAGTACCCAGTACCCAGTACCCTCTACCCACTTTCCACAGCCTACTTTCCACTTCCCACTACCCATTACCCCCAACTCGGCACTCAGTACTTAAAACTCAGAAAAAGCCATGGGCGCCTCCTTTTGTTATGGTTACTAATGTGACTGTGTTTAAGGCAAAAAAAGAGGGTTATTTGCACATAACCCTCTTTTTTTCACTGATTTGTGGCGACCATGGTTACATTTTCTCCGGGAATTCAGGTTGAACGGCGGTTCACTTGCTGCCCTTTCTCCTCCCTGAATGACCTCCGAATGCTCTGCACGGAACAACGTGCAAGAATCCATCCTGTTTTGACGTCATACTCCTTGTAACGGTTACCTTCCGGAACAGCGGCTGCGTCATATATTTTAAACACTTAACGGATAAAACAACGACTATGAGCGTATCGATGAAATCGTGGGCCACCCCTTTGGCCATAGGCAGCTTCATCATTCTTGCCGTGACAGGCATCCTTATGTTTTTCAAAATCGAAGGCGGCTACATCAAACCGGTGCACGAGTGGCTGAGCTGGGCAATGGTTGCCGGCGTGTTGCTTCACATCTTCGCCAACTGGAAATCCTTTCTCGCATATTTCTCGAAAATTCCGGCGGTCTCGATTATCTCGATCGGCGTTATCGTCACGGCGCTTGCGGTGTTCATGCCCGCTTCCCGCGATGGTGGCAACCCAAAAATGAAGATGATGAAGGCCATCGAATCGGCCAGGCTTGAAACGGTCGCAGAAATCTCGGGCAAAGAGAGCAGCGAGATCGTTGCCGCGCTTAAAGAGAAAGGCATCATGGTGGATGACCCGACTATGACCGTCCGCCAGATCGCCAGGACGAATAACAAGGAGGCGATGGAGGTGCTCGGGGTGGTGTTCAGGTAAAAGGAGAGCAGCATCTGTACGTATAAAGCCGGGCATCGTCCCGGTTTTTTTAATGTTCAGATTTCTGCTGCTGATCGGCAATATTTTCTGTTATGTTATTATAACAGGCTCTCAAAAAGTCAGGGATCCGGTTTCCCAACCAGTCTAATGTTAACCGGTCACTACTGGAATTATATGAACGGTTCACACTCGAATCATTCCTGACACGCACTGATGCACAACAGGAAGAGCGGTTCCCTGAATTCTATGAATGTTTAGAAGCACCGCGCTCTTTTTTGGAGAATCTGATGCAAGGACTCACTGATCATAGTTGCAAAAAAGAAACAAAATTACTTTCTTTTTATTTTAAGGAAATTCATAAGAGCCTGTTCCATTTCTTTTTCATGGTTGTGAATTTGTTATAAGTCTACGTGTTTGTTTGCTTCCAAGTCTATTTTAAATAATAAAATAGCGGAAAGAGGCAATACTCTTGACTTGACCAGCCTTATCGGTCAATGTCGATGGGTATGGTTCAGGTTATTCCGGTTTTTCTTAAAAAGGCGGGCCGGGTTCCTGTAGCGATAACATGTCGACATTTATTTTTTCAGTTATATGTTTTTCTGAATTATGAAGAGAGCTTTAAGCGCAATAGGTTTTCATGGTACCAGCAAAAGTAATTATGAGGGTATTAAGCGTCAAGGATTTCTTCTCAGTGATAATTCGTATGATTGGCTTGGTGTTGGTTTTTATTTTTTCCAGGATGCACCAAACAGGGCGAAAGAGTGGGCGAAACGACATGAAGATCCGATTATTATTGGCGCAGAGATCAGTCTGGATCATTGTATGGATCTTCTTGATAATGTATGGTATGAACTGTTACACAGGGTATTTATAGCGTACGAAGGGGCTTGTCGTAAAAAAAATATACCTATGGCCATTCAAACGCCAGGGAACCATAGGAGAGACAAAATTGTAATAGACATGGCAGTGCGCGCACTTGCGGAGAGGGGCTTTTCAGTGAAGACGGTGAGATCTGTATTTAAAGAAGGTCCTGAATGTTTTCAGAATTCGGCTCTGACCACTCAGAATCATGTTCAGATTGCTGTTAGAGATATATCCACAATAGTGGATTTTTGGTCTGAAGAATTAAACTGATAGTGTTAATGGATCATAATGAAATTCAAAATATAGTTCTCGATTATGTTAACTCGTTATCCAAAGATGAGTTGGAGCGGTATAATCATGATCCGAAATATGATGGTGAGGATGCAGGTGCATTTGGTCTTGCAGAGTATTCGCTTGAACAGAAATACGATAGATGTAAAAAAGTATTGTCTATAACAAGGAGTGCCGTCTGCGCAAATCAGGGCCAGTTAGTTCAGTTTATGTTTTTAGCTGCCGAAAAGCATAAGGCGCTGCGTGTTTTAATGCAGGCGCCTCAGCGACGGGATGCTGGCTTGATTAAAGAAAAGATCCTTGAGTTGAGGGATTATATTGATTTTCATCTCAAGAAGAATATTGATCGAAATATCGAATATATATATCAGTATTTTGATGGCAGATGTGATATAAAGCCGAGGATATGTATTAAAGGAAAGTCTGTTGTTGATAAAAAACATCAGATTATTCGCATATTTTCAGACAAATCACTTCAATATAATTCTAATGTTGATATAGATAAGAGCAGCGCATATAAGTACATTAAAGACAATGGGAGATATTACCTGCAAAATGATATTCCTGGTTCCGTAAAAAGAAATACGTACGAAAATTCACGTCTGGACATTGATAAGATAAATCATTATATGTCGATAGATGCAGATTTGAATAGCGTTTGGTCAAATTGCTGGAAAAATAGTCCTATCGATGAACGTAACGGGTTATCATTTTACAAGTCGACACTGATTATTCCGGTGACACTGTTGAATAATGCTCTGGATAAAGAGTTTGTTTACGAATTTAATTCCAAGATAGATAAAGAGGTGGGTGAAAGTGTTATAAACCCGAATGAAATTGAGCGTACAATATTTGCGTTTTTATGTATTGATCATGTTGAAAAGTGGTATTTTGATGAAGAGGATGATGTGAGAATTGGGTATATGATTGCCGATCTGATCTCTTTTTATCTTTTTTTACGGGTTATGTATATCGAAATTTCTGACGTTTTTGCTAATGCGTGTCAGTATTTGAACGAGTGCGGGGTTGATATCACGATTAATAAACACGTTTATGCCCCTGTTGATGAGGATTTATCTGCTGAGTGTGTAACGGGTGAAGATGAGTACAGTAAAACCAATAATAACCTTATCGCGTCAATAAGTGGTTTGATTGCGGATTGATAACGCCAGGCAAAATGACAGATACAGGATACGTTAACCCCGCTGTATTTTATTCCAAAACCTTCTGTTTGACGAGATAACTTCCTGAAAATACTTATCTGCCGGTATAGCGGATTCGGGTTCTGTCCGGATTTCGTGTTTTTCGGTGTTGTCGTGGCTGAAGGCTTTGAGAACGAGGTTGCGCAATTGTACGATCTCCGATATCGTTTTGGTCTGTAGATCCATCTTTACTTCCTGCCAGAAATCTTGTGAGCTCTACTCCTTCAGTCGGGATTTGAACACAAGCCTTTTTCAGAAAGCCCTGATTATCGAAGCTGCAGGGAATTTCAAAGGCCTCTTTTGTTTGCTGTGCGTAAAATCACGTTGTTTTCCTGCCGTTCTTGTTATCAAGAAAGCTTTTAGCGTTTCGCTCCAGTTCGTCAAAAAAGTCTGGCTTGCCGAACGGCTTCACCAGCAGCAGGGTTGAACCGACTACTATCCCGGTGCCCGGAAAGACTCATGTAGGGGCGGCGAATCCGTCTGGATTTTCATCGATCACAACAGGATCGCGACACTCTGAGTTTGACAAGTATACGCCGTTGGGCTCGCCACCTTGTTCGATGCGAGATCTAAAAAAATCGTCGGACCACCTTCGGTGGTCATTTCTGTTGTCGGTTGGTAACCCCAAATTGTGGCGCACGTCAGTTCGTCCCTCACTGTCGTTCACCACAATTTTTGTTACTGCCCTCTCGCTCAAAAGCAAAGCCGGAATGAGCAGTCAACTGACTACGGGACGAAGGCCAGGCGGAAGCCGGCGATGTTGAGGCGGAGGTCGGGGGTGACGAGGATGCGATAAGCCGACCGACAGTGCCTCGCATCGTCGTTCCAGCCACCCCCCCGAAGCACACGGGTCGAACGAGTTGTATCATCCCACCAGCTATCCGTCCACTCCCATACATTGCCAGCCATATCGTACAGCCCTTCGGGTGTTGCTCCTTCGGGATAGCTGCCAACCGGTGTTGTTGCGCCGACATTATCATTATAGTTGAGCAGTGTCGAGTTCGGTTCACCCTTCTTTTTAGGCCACGGATAGGCACGTTTTTCTTTTCCTGCGGCGGCATATTCCCACTCCCATTCTGTGGGTAAACGATACCTGCTGGTATCCTGACCATTACTTGCCATGAGAGATAGCCATAAACAATAGGTTCGCGCGGCATACCAGGTAATACCGACAACGGGCTGCTCATCACCGCCGAATTTCCGGTCTTCATCATATTTCGAACGAAACAGAGCAACCAAATCGTTTTTTCCCTCTTTGAGCCATGGTGCAAATTTTGAATCCCATCGGTTGTTTTGTGCAATGTCGTTTATTTGTTTCTGTAATGCGGCGTCTTTCTTAAGTGCGGCAATGAATGAACGGTATCGTTTGTTTGTTACCGGATATTTGGAGAAATAGATGCTTTCTTCACGTTTTTCTTCGTTTGTTTTCGGTATCAGGATGTACTGCGCATCGTCTTCATATGTATTGCTGATGATACGGGGTCGTTGTTTTGGCTGGCTGTCATGTTTTGTTTTTTCTTTTTCTTTCGGCGGAAGGTTACGATTGATACCGGCTGTTCGTTCCAGTTGGTTAATAAGCCCGTCAGCTTTATCAAGTACCCGCTGTTTCAGGTTGTCATCAGGTTCGTACGTTTGTTTGGTTCGCTCGTGAAAATTTCGAACAGCATCAAGTGCAGCAGACTTGTTGATAACCTCAAGACAATCAAGCACATGCCACTGTACACCAAGTGAAAGTTTACTGTCTTTAAGCTTTTGGCATAACGCCCCGGTTGAGCACTCCCTGGATTCCCGTATCAAGGTTTTCATCAACTGCAACTTTCGTTGCAATACATCGGTCGTTATTTCCGGATTGAACAACTGATTCATAAAGCTGTCAAAAATATCCGCATCGATCTGGGCGAAATAAAACCTCAGCGTTTCATCCCATTCCCACTTACGGTCATCATAATGCTGAACGATCGACCGGATAAAAGCATCCGATTTGCTGCAACGCAGCATCTCTAAACTTGCCAGATATTCCTGAAACGTCTTATGCCAGAATCGGAATGCCTTCCCGTTCGGTTTCAGAATTCCACTTCTGTTTACCATAAAACCGAAAAACGTGTCAAGACCGACTGTCGTAGTGAGCAACCGAAAACGGCTTTCCATAATCTCTTTCATTTCGCCCTCAGAAAGATCGAGACAGGTTTTTTTTTGCATGGTATAGGCAAGAAGTCCGAGAACCGTTGCTGACTGTTCCGGATCGATACCATACGATATTTGCCGGGCGTTATCCCTGCCATGAAGCAGATACACGATGACAACGCGATACAAGGCAATTCTGGAATCGGGTTTAAAATCCCGCAGCTTGTAGAGCAAAGCCATCAGCTTCAACAGCAGAGGAATACCTGCAATCTGCTGCAAACCCTTTTTCTTCTTTTCCGTTTCCTCGCTGCTCATCTCTTCGCCCTTATCGCCTTCTTGAGGATAGAGATATGCATACAGTTCCCTTGCCTTATCGTCCGGAGGGGTATTATCGTGTATCGTGAAGCCTCGCTCCTTTTCAAATTTCGAAGCAGCCCTGAACCACTTCAA
This region includes:
- a CDS encoding SUMF1/EgtB/PvdO family nonheme iron enzyme, which produces MAVTWLHVSDFHLSDKGPYDQEVILRSLVESIRHFRENENREPDLIFATGDIAQYGKAKEYEKATNFFDDLLDAAGLNRDRLFIVPGNHDVERKMGKGLTRTLETNDDADEYFDPNTPTPHLTQKFHAFSEWYNDYFKTIRSFPTNTTCSPVELVTINGLRLAVLPLNSALFCIDDHDHKKLFIGRRCLDAARKLLEAADLKVALIHHPLDWLSPIEQSNIEAKLEESVDILLQGHYHQTSTKSIIAENGGYLKLAAGAAYQTRQWPNTAMYATFDGSGVTIFPIRYEDKPKERWTLDTSLYPSPSYTRQYPIPGRVASRQDSLLPSCACDRGMNPDTGCPEIKSYERYREALRNLFGIVASRGLDNYQDIEIPLEDVFIDLHIRELCGNVDAHDKGHTIETKKMSQDALLQEIFHGNARTNVLLLIGDPGSGKTTLLQHYAMLCLEGDHGRLFPEAASVRVLFLELRKLNFDAHNKPVRLAAQIVELNRSLSLAADEAETWWREMSERERVLVLLDGLDEVTELEKRKAICQWIDEEGHAYPNRFFIVTTRKTGYVTSDGVELIQSHRRAALDDLLPDQQWDFLLKWFRAASKFEKERGFTIHDNTPPDDKARELYAYLYPQEGDKGEEMSSEETEKKKKGLQQIAGIPLLLKLMALLYKLRDFKPDSRIALYRVVIVYLLHGRDNARQISYGIDPEQSATVLGLLAYTMQKKTCLDLSEGEMKEIMESRFRLLTTTVGLDTFFGFMVNRSGILKPNGKAFRFWHKTFQEYLASLEMLRCSKSDAFIRSIVQHYDDRKWEWDETLRFYFAQIDADIFDSFMNQLFNPEITTDVLQRKLQLMKTLIRESRECSTGALCQKLKDSKLSLGVQWHVLDCLEVINKSAALDAVRNFHERTKQTYEPDDNLKQRVLDKADGLINQLERTAGINRNLPPKEKEKTKHDSQPKQRPRIISNTYEDDAQYILIPKTNEEKREESIYFSKYPVTNKRYRSFIAALKKDAALQKQINDIAQNNRWDSKFAPWLKEGKNDLVALFRSKYDEDRKFGGDEQPVVGITWYAARTYCLWLSLMASNGQDTSRYRLPTEWEWEYAAAGKEKRAYPWPKKKGEPNSTLLNYNDNVGATTPVGSYPEGATPEGLYDMAGNVWEWTDSWWDDTTRSTRVLRGGGWNDDARHCRSAYRILVTPDLRLNIAGFRLAFVP